Proteins encoded together in one Schistocerca americana isolate TAMUIC-IGC-003095 chromosome 8, iqSchAmer2.1, whole genome shotgun sequence window:
- the LOC124544937 gene encoding uncharacterized protein LOC124544937 codes for MLGKKRAAQAAAQWLLLLLLMLGASAARGRKEDRPTDEEVANLRRNMTDNSLLLFPGGDLPPLLCEMTKDSSERLSHPADFYALARVGFIMYCNFLADEADTSRLVRVNEIKLDKVFGWSDDDGHFGNYQPKRDLNSAACTLDSQMPAGFFDFLALRPHQQDTLRCYGNPAGETALLWFRGFPTVLCTMDAELELRGAYAFTLPGIAGEPFRCAFAPYTAVPMAEELASQERLHRSLTERYVPRGATKFPRYNCTEGGGAEGDGAGEGDPSGAAASGSPHFRAQSPSGVLYKCTFLL; via the coding sequence ATGCTGGGAAAGAAGCGAGCGGCACAGGCGGCGGCAcagtggctgctgctgctgttgctgatgcTGGGGGCGTCGGCGGCGCGCGGCAGGAAGGAAGACCGGCCCACCGACGAGGAGGTGGCCAACCTGCGCAGGAACATGACGGACAACAGCCTGCTGCTGTTCCCGGGAGGCGACCTGCCGCCACTGCTCTGCGAGATGACCAAGGACAGCAGCGAGCGCCTCAGCCACCCGGCCGACTTCTACGCGCTCGCCAGGGTCGGCTTCATCATGTACTGCAACTTCCTGGCCGACGAGGCGGACACCTCGCGCCTGGTGCGCGTCAACGAGATCAAGCTGGACAAGGTGTTCGGCTGGAGCGACGACGACGGCCACTTCGGCAACTACCAGCCGAAGCGCGACCTCAACTCGGCGGCGTGCACGCTCGACTCGCAGATGCCGGCCGGCTTCTTCGACTTCCTGGCGCTGCGGCCGCACCAGCAGGACACGCTGCGCTGCTACGGCAACCCGGCGGGCGAGACGGCGCTGCTGTGGTTCCGCGGCTTCCCCACCGTGCTCTGCACCATGGACGCCGAGCTGGAGCTGCGCGGCGCCTACGCCTTCACGCTGCCCGGCATCGCGGGCGAGCCGTTCCGGTGCGCGTTCGCGCCCTACACGGCGGTGCCCATGGCCGAGGAGCTCGCGTCGCAGGAGCGGCTGCACCGCTCGCTGACCGAGCGCTACGTGCCGCGGGGGGCCACCAAGTTCCCGCGCTACAACTGCACCGAGGGCGGCGGCGCCGAAGGCGACGGCGCCGGCGAGGGCGACCCCAGCGGAGCGGCCGCGTCCGGCAGCCCGCACTTCCGGGCGCAGTCTCCCTCGGGAGTCCTCTACAAGTGCACTTTCCTCCTCTAA